One region of Mangifera indica cultivar Alphonso chromosome 3, CATAS_Mindica_2.1, whole genome shotgun sequence genomic DNA includes:
- the LOC123210915 gene encoding uncharacterized protein LOC123210915, whose translation MDQSEKKSYSEGSESLGREISSNSFPDTDTSCQLISMTDVGNSEASSVSSWRKHVHDIMRNPIVVQALPCFNTSAPLRISKISAAIPWLTGQKSDTPSTSFDGLDRNNNDLASEHHFPTKLISLSMEVKPATDDNSNSVSHICSLGREKKLEDLTRGLPWLKTKSLCKRTCGKRSALPTQVESVLERAHLSSIHDVELKKVDASNNSCGKWVQGFQEIYNKPPHMSNGHSSSHLCPLADEYIMIKKDRLTDTNEDADPVIDSQKQPFSNKDVVGGGLHNKISDFRVTIDLNSSMDEHDYSPALSVSTEMDLEVPVSPANKERSPQRLESDENQVERPFQISGKEDEDVHVNLVGNALRATVSGQEGGDMLDELVRTAAKAIVSISSSTVQTCSEPVACELFELCWSDELYWFAGVASLVVDDPDCEFGVALSCRNSKDNDECLCDGLDYFEAMTLKLTETKVEEQWVNECNDQKDHKEAAAVDTSLLSQMRRGRMRRRRQQQKQDFQSEILPSLASLSRYEVTEDLQTIEGLIEAANYSWGTCPTKNVGRTSWARGRRRTCISTSNSTEISFGEKGSVEGKLIGWGKITRRQRGPRCRPSNPWFIKGQVH comes from the coding sequence ATGGATCAGAGTGAGAAAAAGTCCTACAGTGAAGGTTCAGAGAGCCTTGGAAGAGAAATCTCCTCTAATAGCTTTCCTGACACCGATACTTCTTGTCAGCTTATTTCTATGACTGATGTAGGGAATTCTGAAGCATCCTCAGTTTCATCTTGGAGAAAACATGTACATGACATTATGCGGAACCCTATAGTAGTTCAAGCACTCCCGTGCTTCAACACATCTGCACCATTGAGGATATCTAAAATATCAGCTGCAATACCCTGGCTTACTGGTCAGAAGTCTGACACACCATCGACCAGTTTTGATGGTCTGGACCGTAACAACAATGATTTGGCATCTGAGCACCATTTCCCTACTAAATTGATTAGCCTTTCCATGGAAGTGAAGCCTGCAACGGATGATAATTCTAATTCAGTGTCACACATCTGTTCCTTGGGTAGAGAAAAGAAGCTTGAAGATTTAACTAGGGGGTTACCTTGGCTTAAAACAAAGTCATTATGTAAGAGGACATGTGGTAAAAGAAGTGCGTTGCCAACTCAAGTGGAATCTGTCTTAGAGCGAGCTCATTTATCATCCATCCATGACGTAGAGCTGAAGAAGGTTGATGCAAGCAACAATTCATGTGGCAAGTGGGTTCAAGGATTTCAAGAAATATATAACAAGCCTCCTCATATGTCCAATGGCCACTCTTCATCCCATCTGTGTCCATTGGCAGATGAATACATCATGATTAAGAAGGATAGATTAACTGATACTAATGAGGATGCTGATCCAGTGATTGACTCACAAAAACAGCCATTTTCGAATAAGGATGTAGTAGGGGGTGGActtcataataaaatttcagatttcagaGTCACTATTGACCTGAACTCAAGCATGGATGAACATGACTATTCACCAGCACTATCTGTTTCTACAGAAATGGATTTGGAAGTACCTGTGAGCCCAGCAAATAAGGAGAGATCTCCACAAAGACTAGAATCAGATGAAAACCAAGTTGAGAGACCTTTTCAAATCTCTGGAAAGGAAGATGAGGATGTGCACGTGAATCTAGTTGGTAATGCACTGAGGGCTACAGTGTCAGGACAAGAAGGTGGGGATATGCTAGATGAACTTGTTAGGACTGCAGCAAAGGCTATCGTTTCCATTTCTTCATCTACAGTTCAAACTTGTTCAGAACCTGTTGCTTGCGAGCTGTTTGAGCTTTGTTGGAGTGACGAGCTGTATTGGTTTGCTGGGGTAGCTTCTTTAGTGGTGGATGACCCTGATTGTGAATTTGGAGTAGCTCTGAGTTGTAGAAACAGTAAGGATAATGATGAGTGTCTATGTGATGGTCTTGACTATTTTGAGGCCATGACACTGAAGCTGACTGAGACAAAGGTCGAAGAACAGTGGGTTAATGAGTGCAATGACCAGAAAGACCACAAAGAGGCAGCAGCAGTTGATACTTCTTTGCTGAGTCAGATGAGGAGAGGTCGGATGAGGAGAAGGAGGCAGCAGCAGAAGCAAGATTTCCAAAGTGAAATTCTCCCTAGTCTTGCTTCGCTTTCAAGGTACGAAGTTACTGAGGATCTACAGACAATAGAAGGACTGATTGAAGCTGCTAATTATAGTTGGGGAACATGCCCAACCAAAAACGTGGGCAGAACTTCCTGGGCAAGGGGAAGGAGGCGCACATGCATTTCTACTTCCAATTCAACAGAGATTAGTTTTGGGGAAAAGGGATCTGTGGAGGGAAAACTCATTGGGTGGGGGAAGATCACAAGGCGGCAAAGGGGGCCAAGATGTCGACCTAGTAACCCTTGGTTTATTAAAGGGCAAGTACACTGA
- the LOC123210917 gene encoding uncharacterized protein LOC123210917, whose protein sequence is MWSFASKAFSGAIKLKKGLLKPSQISSELSDDEVPVNNSSEEGLECPICWESFNMVENVPYVLWCGHTLCKNCVLGLQRAVVKLPTLPLELPFIISCPWCNLLSLRLVYKGNLKFPHKNYFLLWMVERMNGDRSKTYQSLCGNRQPACSLNRNSAVRNQVSHVSNRQTTQTQSSEWSEVNHNEGRDHILHRYLNAERIHLSIRKSLVFFAQLTAKLPLVIILILIILYAIPASAVILALYILFTIVFAIPSFLVLYFAFPTLDWLVGEICHISRH, encoded by the coding sequence ATGTGGAGCTTTGCTTCGAAGGCCTTCTCTGGAGCCATCAAATTGAAGAAGGGCTTATTGAAGCCAAGTCAAATTTCTTCGGAATTGTCCGATGATGAAGTTCCTGTCAACAACAGCAGTGAAGAGGGATTGGAATGTCCAATATGCTGGGAATCCTTCAATATGGTTGAGAATGTGCCTTATGTTCTGTGGTGTGGGCACACCCTCTGCAAGAATTGTGTTCTGGGCCTGCAACGTGCTGTTGTGAAATTGCCCACATTACCGCTTGAGCTCCCATTTATTATCTCTTGCCCTTGGTGTAATCTGTTATCTTTGCGGTTGGTCTACAAGGggaatctcaagtttccacacAAGAACTACTTCCTCCTCTGGATGGTTGAAAGAATGAATGGTGACAGGTCAAAAACATACCAGTCTTTATGTGGCAATCGTCAACCGGCTTGTTCCCTGAATAGAAATTCAGCTGTGAGGAATCAAGTTAGTCATGTGAGTAATAGACAAACCACCCAAACTCAGTCCTCAGAATGGTCAGAGGTCAACCATAATGAGGGCCGTGACCATATCCTCCATAGATACCTTAATGCCGAAAGGATTCACTTGTCCATTCGTAAGTCCTTGGTTTTCTTTGCTCAGTTGACAGCCAAGTTACCGTTGGTTATCATACTCATTCTCATAATCTTGTATGCAATTCCTGCCAGTGCTGTCATCTTGGCCCTTTACATTCTTTTCACTATTGTGTTCGCCATCCCTTCTTTCCTTGTCTTGTACTTTGCCTTCCCAACTTTGGATTGGTTGGTTGgagaaatttgtcatataaGTCGCCATTAG
- the LOC123212166 gene encoding flavin-containing monooxygenase FMO GS-OX-like 9, which translates to MAFDHRQRILQSKNVCVIGAGPSGLVAARELRKEGHSVVVLEQNHDVGGQWLYDPNIENAEPLGRNKFLKVHSSVYESLRLVSPREIMGYTDFPFVVKKGRDVRRFPGHRELWLYLNDFCEWFGLREMIRFNTRVEYVGMLDDGELGKDLKWVVKSKEKKNGDEKVVEDVFDAVVVATGHYSHPRLPSINGMDTWKRKQLHSHIYRVPEPFFNEIVVVIGNSLSGQDISMEVAGVAKEVHLSAKSLDISEGLSKVLAKHKNLHLHPVIDSLREDGRVTFVDGSSVIADTIIYCTGYSYAFPFLDTKGIVVVDDDRVGPLYEHTFPPSLAPSLSFVGIPRKLIGLPFFESQAQWIAQLLSGKKTLPSWDDMMLSVKEFYHSKDLAGIPKHCTHDIANFEYCDKYADNIGFPHLEEWRKGLCISALVNAEANLDTFRDSWDDDHQLLQEALQSPHFTQLNSA; encoded by the exons ATGGCTTTCGATCATCGTCAAAGAATACTCCAATCAAAGAATGTATGCGTGATAGGTGCGGGACCGTCGGGGCTGGTGGCGGCGAGAGAGCTGAGAAAAGAGGGTCACAGCGTGGTGGTTTTGGAGCAAAACCACGACGTTGGTGGGCAATGGTTATACGATCCTAACATTGAGAACGCGGAGCCATTAGGAAGGAACAAATTTCTCAAGGTTCACAGCAGTGTTTACGAATCTTTGAGGCTAGTATCGCCGAGAGAGATCATGGGGTACACTGACTTCCCATTTGTGGTTAAAAAAGGAAGAGACGTGAGGAGATTTCCAGGGCACAGGGAGCTATGGCTGTATCTAAATGACTTCTGTGAGTGGTTTGGGTTGAGGGAGATGATTAGGTTTAACACTAGGGTTGAGTATGTGGGAATGTTGGATGATGGAGAGTTGGGTAAGGATCTGAAATGGGTTGTGAAATccaaagagaagaagaatggTGATGAGAAAGTTGTGGAAGACGTTTTTGATGCAGTGGTTGTAGCTACTGGCCATTATTCTCATCCGAGGTTGCCTTCCATTAACG GAATGGATACATGGAAAAGGAAGCAACTTCATAGTCACATTTATAGAGTTCCCGAGCCATTTTTTAACgag ATTGTGGTAGTCATTGGGAATTCATTAAGTGGACAAGACATATCAATGGAGGTTGCAGGAGTGGCAAAAGAAGTTCATCTTAGTGCAAAATCCCTTGATATTTCTGAGGGTTTATCTAAAGTTCTAGCTAAACATAAGAACTTGCATCTTCATCCAGtg ATAGACTCACTTAGAGAAGATGGACGTGTCACATTTGTCGACGGCTCTTCGGTCATTGCAGATACTATCATATACTGCACAGG GTATTCTTACGCTTTCCCATTCCTTGACACGAAAGGAATAGTAGTTGTGGATGATGACAGAGTGGGACCTTTGTATGAGCATACTTTCCCTCCTTCTCTTgctccctctctctcttttgttGGCATTCCTCGAAAG TTAATAGGGCTCCCTTTCTTTGAGTCACAAGCACAATGGATAGCTCAGCTTCTGTCTGGGAAAAAAACTTTGCCATCATGGGATGACATGATGCTCTCTGTCAAGGAATTTTATCACTCAAAGGATCTCGCTGGCATTCCCAAACATTGCACTCACGACATCGCTAATTTTGAG TATTGTGATAAATATGCAGACAATATCGGTTTCCCTCACTTAGAAGAATGGAGAAAAGGGCTTTGCATATCAGCCTTGGTAAACGCCGAGGCAAATCTCGACACATTTAGAGATAGTTGGGATGATGATCATCAACTGCTTCAGGAAGCTCTTCAAAGTCCTCATTTTACTCAACTTAATTCAGCTTGA